The following nucleotide sequence is from Chthonomonas sp..
GTCGACGCACAGGTTCTGAATGTCCAGGAGCGACATTAATCCCCCACCGGCGGCTGCCGCCGCTCAAAGAGCAATCGGTCAGTAAGCTTGGCGAGAAAGTCTTCGTCATCGAGCGCGATCAGCCGCGTCGTCCGCTCCGACCGGCTGACGCTGACGGCGTCTCCGCTAAGCATCTGCAACCTACTCTGACCGTCGCATGAAAGGACCGCGTCGCCGCGAGTTTCGATCTGAATATGGACGTTGGAAGTCGGCGCGAGCACAAGCGGACGGGTGCTCAGCGTGTGCGGCGTGACGGCCGTCAGAATCATGCACTGCAGGGTCGGCTCAACGATGGGTCCGCCCGCAGAGAGGTTGTAGCCCGTCGAGCCAGTCGGAGTGGCGACCAAGACGCCGTCCGCCGGATAAGAGTTCAGGAACCGGCCATTGACGGTTACCTCAAAATTCAGCATGCGAGCGGTTGCGGCGCGCTGGAGAACCGCTTCGTTGAGTGCATGCAACGTTGCGACCGATTTGCCGTGGCGCAAGAGCTCGACT
It contains:
- a CDS encoding NAD(+)/NADH kinase codes for the protein MRISILVNVHRNDAVEAARSTTHFLKGRRALVGSELDVAALIDAQPLPTEELGDADLMISFGGDGTLIRASHLCAARGTPVLGVYFGRFGFVTQCQPSELGAALSLFFDGQAKVQERMMLQVELLRHGKSVATLHALNEAVLQRAATARMLNFEVTVNGRFLNSYPADGVLVATPTGSTGYNLSAGGPIVEPTLQCMILTAVTPHTLSTRPLVLAPTSNVHIQIETRGDAVLSCDGQSRLQMLSGDAVSVSRSERTTRLIALDDEDFLAKLTDRLLFERRQPPVGD